A single genomic interval of Lathyrus oleraceus cultivar Zhongwan6 chromosome 7, CAAS_Psat_ZW6_1.0, whole genome shotgun sequence harbors:
- the LOC127104303 gene encoding uncharacterized protein LOC127104303 → MTKSSSSPSSHKLRNNNKDKQQWSFEYDEKRRHVYKCEFCDKVFTTGQALGGHKTCHRSNKQQIHGDKAHKTIKITFSLSCSPSYHNNNDAKQKRHSWTRVFKSTVHHPPAALEPCQQEELPAVDLLSLLPPRSYNTKKRSRRYLIHHGLANNPTAPIPLLDTSRESVANLDANYRECKRMKLSNNVNDTEMMQKQHVLPSNDRIDETVVSEGETEIESHRELGQRVVRDFDLNELPTNDVETE, encoded by the coding sequence ATGACGAAatcttcttcatctccttcatcTCATAAACTCAGAAACAACAACAAGGATAAACAGCAATGGTCTTTTGAATATGATGAGAAACGACGGCATGTTTACAAATGTGAGTTTTGTGACAAAGTATTCACCACAGGCCAAGCACTCGGCGGTCACAAGACTTGTCATCGCTCCAACAAACAACAGATACATGGTGATAAGGCTCACAAAACTATCAAGATCACTTTCTCTTTATCTTGTTCTCCAAGTTATCATAATAATAATGATGCCAAACAGAAAAGACATTCATGGACTAGGGTTTTCAAGAGTACCGTTCATCATCCACCTGCTGCATTGGAACCTTGTCAACAAGAAGAGTTACCAGCTGTTGACTTGTTAAGTTTGTTGCCACCAAGATCATATAATACCAAGAAAAGGAGCCGGAGATATCTTATTCATCATGGACTTGCTAATAATCCTACTGCTCCAATACCCTTGTTGGATACGTCTCGCGAATCGGTTGCAAATCTTGATGCAAATTATCGTGAGTGTAAAAGAATGAAACTCTCAAACAATGTGAATGATACTGAGATGATGCAGAAACAACATGTGCTGCCATCAAATGATCGTATTGATGAAACAGTAGTGAGTGAAGGTGAAACAGAGATAGAATCACATCGTGAATTGGGGCAAAGAGTTGTTCGTGACTTCGATTTGAACGAGCTCCCGACTAATGATGTTGAAACAGAATGA